One genomic segment of Streptomyces sp. TLI_146 includes these proteins:
- a CDS encoding RES family NAD+ phosphorylase — MPNYQPPAAMAQTPAKVTLTAGTVLYRVHASRRAGHCFNPVPAHCLYGGGRFDSTGCDTYGYLYAGLSPESAVSETLLHSLPFDPAGGARLVPRVAVAGRRLTVLRLTTGLDVVSLVTGHELAAVHQDSWLVQAESRDYPYTRDWAHWIRRHTDPWAQGFLWASKREPGDRAVVLFGDRCPPDALAATADDPVEFATPAGEEWLNSVLLPYHARLAP, encoded by the coding sequence GTGCCCAACTACCAGCCGCCCGCAGCGATGGCCCAGACCCCCGCCAAGGTGACCCTGACGGCCGGGACCGTGCTCTACCGGGTGCACGCCTCGCGCCGGGCCGGGCACTGCTTCAACCCCGTTCCGGCGCACTGCCTCTACGGGGGAGGCCGGTTCGACTCGACGGGCTGCGACACGTACGGCTATCTGTACGCCGGGCTCAGCCCCGAGTCGGCGGTGAGCGAGACGCTGCTGCACTCGCTGCCGTTCGACCCGGCCGGGGGCGCCCGGCTGGTGCCCAGGGTGGCGGTGGCGGGGCGGCGGCTGACCGTGCTGCGGCTGACCACCGGGCTCGACGTGGTCTCCCTGGTGACCGGGCACGAGCTCGCCGCCGTCCACCAGGACAGCTGGCTGGTCCAGGCCGAGTCGCGGGACTATCCGTACACCCGCGACTGGGCGCACTGGATCCGCCGCCACACCGACCCGTGGGCCCAGGGCTTCCTGTGGGCCTCCAAGCGCGAGCCGGGCGACCGGGCGGTGGTGCTCTTCGGCGACCGCTGCCCGCCGGACGCGCTCGCCGCCACCGCCGACGACCCCGTCGAGTTCGCCACCCCGGCGGGCGAGGAGTGGCTGAACTCCGTCCTGCTGCCGTACCACGCGCGCCTCGCGCCCTGA